A window of Cryptomeria japonica chromosome 3, Sugi_1.0, whole genome shotgun sequence contains these coding sequences:
- the LOC131068594 gene encoding transcription factor bHLH147: MNSSEDMTLRNIYLKRLVGALNALNKPTASNAGNKEEVARSARDIKVAADVSLALTVNQTAWSRALLNRISGENKNRLVLRKIVRLKKFQALIAQKTRRHSRLKRTHMISNEFRDNDSKSLYRLFCSKRMDSATSSPARQVRKLKSLVPGGKSMDTSCLLGETADYIASLTIQVDALKYLVISANNTEHPV, encoded by the coding sequence ATGAATTCAAGTGAAGATATGACCTTAAGAAATATTTATCTGAAGCGCCTTGTTGGGGCCCTAAATGCCCTCAACAAGCCCACCGCCAGCAATGCAGGCAATAAAGAAGAAGTTGCAAGATCAGCTCGTGATATTAAGGTGGCAGCAGATGTATCCCTCGCTCTCACTGTAAACCAAACAGCCTGGAGCCGCGCACTTCTCAATAGAATCTCTGGGGAAAATAAAAACAGGCTTGTACTCAGAAAAATAGTGCGGCTGAAAAAGTTTCAAGCGTTAATTGCTCAGAAGACCAGACGCCATTCTCGTTTGAAGCGAACCCATATGATTTCGAATGAGTTCAGAGACAACGACAGTAAATCATTATACAGACTGTTTTGTTCTAAGAGAATGGATTCTGCGACGTCATCGCCTGCAAGGCAAGTTAGAAAGCTGAAAAGCCTGGTGCCTGGTGGGAAATCAATGGACACATCCTGCTTGCTTGGAGAAACTGCCGATTACATCGCTTCTCTTACAATACAGGTAGATGCACTCAAATATCTTGTCATTTCTGCTAATAATACAGAGCACCCAGTTTGA
- the LOC131068593 gene encoding transcription factor bHLH147-like, translating into MNSSGDMTLRNLYLKRLVVALNALNKPTASNAGNKEEVVRSARHIKLAADVSLALTVNYTTWSRALLNRISGEKKNRLVLRKIVWLKKFQALIAQKTRRYSRLKRTHMISNEFRNKDSKSLYRLFCSKRMDSAKSSPGRQVRKLKSLVPGGKSMDTSSLLGETADYIASLTIQVYALKYLAISANNTEHPV; encoded by the coding sequence ATGAATTCAAGTGGAGATATGACCTTAAGAAATCTTTATCTGAAGCGGCTTGTTGTGGCCCTAAATGCTCTTAACAAGCCTACCGCAAGCAATGCAGGCAATAAAGAAGAAGTTGTAAGATCAGCTCGTCATATTAAGCTGGCGGCAGATGTATCGCTCGCTCTCACTGTAAACTACACAACCTGGAGCCGCGCACTTCTCAATAGAATCTCTGGGGAAAAGAAAAACAGGCTTGTACTCAGAAAAATCGTGTGGCTGAAAAAGTTTCAAGCGTTAATTGCTCAGAAGACCAGACGCTATTCTCGTTTGAAGCGAACCCATATGATTTCGAATGAATTCAGAAACAAGGACAGTAAATCATTATACAGACTGTTTTGTTCTAAGAGAATGGATTCTGCGAAGTCATCGCCTGGAAGGCAAGTTAGAAAGCTGAAAAGCCTGGTGCCTGGTGGGAAATCAATGGACACATCCTCCTTGCTTGGAGAAACTGCCGATTACATCGCTTCTCTTACTATACAGGTATATGCTCTCAAATATCTTGCCATTTCTGCTAATAATACGGAACACCCAGTTTGA